The region AGCACCTGGATGTACAACAAAATCGCGAGGTTTATTGATAACAATAATGTCATCGTCTTCGTAAACGATATCCAATGGGATATCTTGCGCTTCCCAGCGTTCTTCATCTTCCAATTCAGCGATAACAGAGATTACCTCACCACCGAACACCTTAGTTCTTGGTTTAGTGATCACATTACCGTTAAGGGAAACTTTCCCTTCTAATAACCATTCTTTTAAACGAGAACGGGAAAAATCGCTGAATAATTCAGCCACCGCTTGGTCAAGACGTTGACCAAGTTGACTTTCTTTGACTGTTTGAGTTAATTCAATCTGCTGAGCCATATCGAACTTTTTTAAAAACCGTGGGACTAATGCCACTAGTATGGATAATATATGACGCCATTGTATCTGTTACTGAATAGAAAGTAACGTCACGTTTTACGGAGCGCACTTAGCTCTACTGTTTAAGAAGCACTAATTTCAAGGAAGTTTCTCCTGACATGAAATATAAGACTATAACTGGCCTAATCGCTTTAACCCTTTTAGCTGGCTGCTCAAGCAGCAAAAAAGTGGTTCCTGACGTTCCACCTTCCCAACTGTATTCGGAATCTCAGGAGTCGTTACAATCAGGAAGCTGGCAAACCGCGATCGAAAAATTGGAAGCTCTCGATTCTCGCTATCCATTCGGTGCTTACTCTGAACAAGTTCAGCTAAACCTCATTTATGCGTACTACAAGAGTGATGATTTGGCGATGGCGTTAGCATCTATCGAACGTTTCATTCGCTTAAATCCGACTCATCCAAAAATGGATTGGGTATTGTATATGCGTGGCTTAACGTATATGGCGCAAGACGCAAACTTTATGCAGAGCCTGTTTAACGTAGACCGTAGTGACCGCGATCCTGAGCCGGCAAAATCTGCTTTTGCTGATTTTAAAAAGCTACTGGAACGTTATCCAAATAGCCAATATGCCGCCGATGCGCAAAAACGCATGTTTGCTTTAAAAAATCGTCTAGCCGATTACGATCTTGCCACTGCTGATTTCTACTTACGTCGTGAAGCTTGGATTGCTGCCATCAACCGCGCTCAAGAAATCCAAAAAACGTATCCAGATACCGAAGCGGCAAGAAAATCTCTCAGCATCGAATTAGAAGCCTATAAGAAGTTAGGTTTAACGGATTCCGCTCAACGCACCCAACAGCTAATGACGCTAAATCCTCTGCCATAGTGGTTAGAAGTAAGTGTTACTCAAGGCGAGGCCACTTCAATGAAGTGGCCTTACTTTATGAGGAAATAAAGAAAAAAATGCTCCCTAATGAATAGTGACTTGAGTCACACTTTATTAGAGAGCATTTTTTGCACTACCTTATTTTTAGCACGAAACAAATCCCTAAAAACGTTAGGATTTTTAGTTTCCACTCTCTCCAATGTAACCCGTTATTTACGAATCTCAAGCTTTTTTTGATCTTTTTAATCCCACTCCTTGCGGAAGATCACGTTCAGATTGACTGCGCAAAATCTCACACCATAAAGTGATGTAGATCACATTATTTGATGCTTTGATCATGCAATCTGAATTCACCCAATGAGGGATATATCAGAGGAAAGGCACTATGCAATTGAACATTACTGGTAAAAACATCGACGTTACCTCTGCCATCCGTAATCACATTGAGAGCAAATTTAAAAAGCTAGAGAAATGGCAAGTGGACATCATTAGCTGCCAAGCAAGTTTCAGCGAAGAGCCAAACAAGCAGAAAAAATTTGACGCCAGTGTGAGTATTCCAAAAGGACAACTAAACGCTTCTGCAATCAATGAAGATCTCTATCTAGCCATTAATGAGGTAGAACAAAAGCTAGAACGTCAGTTGAATAAACTACGTCACAAACCAGAAGCACGACGTACAGCCACTCCGGCTCCCGATATTCTTGAGTAAACGATTTCATAATAGCGCCGTAAGGCGCTATTTTTTTGCTTGACGCCTTACCAAGCCTTGCTTATTGTGAGGACTCTATAGTGAGCATGTAGACTAAAACTATGACCCCATTCCCGTTCTTTTTTGACTTCTTTTTTCTCCGATAATTCTTGGAGGCTTGCTCGTTGGCATAAAGAAGTCAAAAACGAACAGAAAGCCTCCTTCGGGAGGCTTTTTTCATATAAGGATAATGTGTTATGACAGACAACTCTCTTTCTCTTGATGAGATTAGACTGCGCTTAAATGAACTGGATGATCAGCTTCTTGCTCTGTTATCTGAGCGCCGAAAACTCAGCATCGATGTAGCCAAAAGCAAAGTAAAAACCGCAAAACCGGTACGCGATGCCAAACGCGAGCAGCAGCTTCTAGTCAAACTAATCAATTCTGGTAAAGAAAACTACGACCTAGACGCTCAATACATTACTAAGCTTTTTCACACCATCATCGAAGACTCTGTACTGCTACAACAAGCTTACCTCCAGGAATTGGCTAATCCACAGTATTCAAAACCTTTAGCGCGTGTTGCGTTTCTAGGCTCGAAAGGTTCCTACTCTCATCTAGCAACTCGCGAGTATTTCAGCCGTAAACACTCAGAATTGATTGAGATTAACTGCCAGCACTTTCGTGATATCACTGAAACCGTAGAAGCGGGTCATGCTGACTATGGTGTTTTACCTATCGAAAACACGAGCTCAGGTTCAATCAATGAAGTTTACGACTTACTACAACACACAACTCTCTATATCGTCGGTGAAATCACTCAACCGATTGAGCACAGTCTACTCGCAACTTCTGATGTAAAACTTGAAGACATTAAAGTGCTCTACTCTCACCCGCAACCTCACCAACAATGCAGTGAATTTTTGCGTCATCTAAAAGACGTTCAACTTGAGTCATGTGTGAGTACGGCAGATGCGATGAAAAAAGTCGTTGAGTTAAATCGTACCGATGTTGCAGCAATTGGCAGTGCAGCCAGCGGTAAACTTTATGGACTGCAGTCTATAAAATCCCATATTGCTAATCAGACGGAAAACTACACTCGCTTTATTGTTGTTGCACGCAAACCAATTGATGTGTCATTACAAATTCCAGCGAAGACAACATTAATTATGTCGACAGCGCAAGAAGCCGGTTCATTAGTTTCTTCTTTATTAGTTCTACAGCGTTACGGTATTAACATGACTAAATTGGAATCACGTCCAATTATGGGTAACCCGTGGGAAGAAATGTTTTATGTTGATTTGGAAGCACATCTTGATTCACCAGAAATGCAACAAGCTCTCAGTGAATTAACTAAATTAACAACTCATTTAAAAGTTCTTGGTTCTTACCCTATTGAAAATGTAAAACCGACCCAAATTAAACTGAGTTAATAGGGTTTAATTGCAACATTGAACAAAAGAGCTGGCAGCATCATTTTGATTACTTTACAATCGAAGAAATCGATTTCACAGTGGTATCAATGAGTTCGTCTGTCAGCTTTTCTCTCCCTCGGTTAACGAACAGCATTCCATACCACCTTTATTTCAGTGCTTTCAATTACAAGGTCTAACAACTTTTTATGAAAAAGGGTGTCATTATTTCCTTGCTGGTGAGTCTGTTATTCACCAAATTCGCTTTTTCTACTGAACTCAATATTTATTTATGGGAAGACACGCTTTCTAAACGTGTTATAAATAAATGGAATGAAAGTCACGATATTAAGCTTAATCTATATCATTTTGATAATGATGATGAACGAAGCTTATTAATGTTAAAGAGTTTACAGCTGCCTTTCGATATTGTTGTCTTAGATAACATCTCTGCACATTTATTTTCGCGTCAACACGTTTTCGAAGACTTAACCGACCTAACCAATCGTAAAAACAACCTTCCTCGTTGGAACCAAGCCTGTGGTACAGCCGCCATTCCATACTTTTGGGGATCGGTTGGAATTGCCTATCGTAAAAGCAAAGTCGACCATGTTCCGCAATGGAGCGACATGGTTAACATCGAACCGTCGCAGCGTGGTCACGTGGGAATGATTCAAGACAGTGTTGAAACACTTTTGCCAGCACTTTACAGCTTCAACTACTCGCCAATTACCGACAATGAGCACGCGCTAAAACAAGCTTATGAAGCAATGCTCAAAGCCAATCCAAACATTCTTACTTATGAGTACTTGCTGAGTTATGTTCGCAGTCATAAAAACAGTGACAAACTTCATATGGCGGTTGCCTACAGTGGGGATCAGTATTCACTTAACCGCTATTTCAATACAAATGATTGGGATTTTGTGACTCCGCATGGAGAACCGTACTTGTGGATTGACTGTATGGCAATAAACAGTAATTCTCATGTCAAAAAAGAGGCTAAGCAGTTCCTAGAGTTTCTAATGAAACCTGAAATAGCCAAATTGAATGCTCTAGATATAGGAGCAGCAACACCAAATACAGAAGCAATTAAATTACTACCGAAATCTTACGCTAATGATAAGTCGATCTTTCCTCCTGAGGCTTTACAGGGGGGCGGTCTTATTGACAGTGAGCTTACTCCGGAGAATTTAAATGTCAGGGCTAAAATCATAAACAGTATTATCAACCAGCATGAAGTTAAACCATAGAATACTCCTGCTTATCGCTCCGGTTATCCTTTTAAGCTCCGCGGCGTCAAGCTACATTATTTATAACAGTCAAAAAGATGCACTGATTAAGCGCACGGACAGTTATCTACAACTCAATATGGAAAAACTGGCCAGCCACTTTCAACAAACCAAAGCGCTGGTCAGTAGCTATTCGTTTACTTTGTCGAAAAGTGACATCATTCGTTATTACTTTTCTCATAAGCAGAACCCTTATCGAGAACTAGAACTGGTGGATAATATGCATGAAACCCTGCATATCCTACAGCCTAGTGAACAGCAATTTGTTGCCCTCTCGATTTTGGATGGCAATAAAAAGGTTCTTTACTATGCAGAAAACAGTAATGACCCATTTGCGCAGATCGATCCAACCGTAAAGAAATACGTTGATCAGCAATTTGAAAAGACTCGTAAAACCTCAAACGTCAGCTATACCACTAACTCCGCAGGAGAAGGTGTCTTAGTCCGTTATGATGTGCTTGATACCCAGACGCTTGAAACTCCTTTGAGTTACAACCGTAATCAGGTTTTCTTCGTAGTGGTCTATGTCAAACTGGATCAATTCAATGCACTGCGTAAAAAGATGGAGTTTGACAACAAGACTCTCATTTACTTTTCTCATCAGCTACCAAAGAAAGATCATGAGCTCTTGCAAACAGCAGAATTGATGCCGGGCTACTACGCCATTCTCGATCCTGCCCCTATGATCTTGAAAAATCAGCTCAATGGCATTCAAAAAGATCTGCTAGTCTCCTTCGCAGTCTCTTCGTTTGTCACTGTATTATTGCTGCTACTCTTACTCTATCGCCATGTGATTAACCCCATACTGCGGCTAGATACCCAACTGCAAGAAGTAGAAAATAAGAAACGACGTAACATCGAAAAGCTCAATACTAACGACGAAATTGGCCGCCTATCGACACGTTTCTATGCTATGTACACTGAGCTAGAAAGCACGTATCAACGTACTAAAATTTTGGCAGAAAATGACCATCTAACTAAGTTAGCGAACCGCCACCAGTTCCAAGTTCAAGCGCAAAAAACTCTTGCAGAACTGCCAGCAAAACATCACGCTTGGGTACTGTACGTCGATTTAGATAACTTCAAATATGTCAACGATAAGTATGGCCACCAAGTAGGTGACTCTCTATTAATTAGCTTTGCTACTCACATGCGCTTGTTGTGCGACGAATTTAATCGGACGTATGGTGTATTTAGCATCGCATCACGTCTCTCCGGTGATGAGTTTGCCATTTTGATCGGTGGTCCACAGCGCTTAAATGATTGCGCTCTCGATTTTGCCCAACGCCTATTAGAACCAATACGTAACAACGATAATTCATCACTGTCGAACTTTCCGATCACTGCTAGTATCGGCATTTCTACTTTTATGGTTGATGGAGATCATATCGATAAACTTCTAATCCACGCTGATGCCGCGATGTACCAGGCAAAGAACTCTGGTAAAAATAAAATCGCTTTCTATTCCCAGAAGCTGGATGAAGAAGTGCAACGACGCAACAGCGTCGAACGTGCATTACGCGCCGGCAATTTTGATGAGGAATTTTCGCTGGTCTACCAACCTTATTTTTCGCGTAGCAACGGTAAAGTCGTTGGCGTGGAGGTGCTATTACGTTGGCATTCGGCGCTATTGGGTGAAGTGTCCCCCGCCGAGTTTATTCCGATTGCGGAGCAAACTGGACTGTTCGGTCTTTTGGACCAATGGGTGATTAAAAATGCCTTTGCTCAGTTTGCCAATTTAAAACACCATATTGGCGGGCATATTCAGCTCTCCATCAACCTATCTTCCGCTTCGTTGACCTCTTTGGATTTAGCTGGATTTATCGTAAAACAGGCGAGAATCAATGGCACTTTACCAAGTGATGTTGCCTTTGAGGTTACCGAGACATTTGCCGCAGATATCCAAAACTATCCTTTACTCAAAGAGTTAAGCCAACTTGGCTTTGGGCTAACCATTGACGATTTTGGTGTCCACCATACCTCTTTGTCACAATTGATTCAGTATCCAATCAAAAACATCAAGTTCGGTCGCAGTTTCTTAGAAACTCTGTTTAAAGAAAATAAACAAAGTGTCATTAAACCATTGATCGAGCTATGCCACTCACAAGGAATGACGGTTACCGCTCAAGGTATTGAAAATGCCGCGAGCCATCAGTGGGTTGTGAACTATTCTTGTGATTTTCTGCAAGGGTATTACTATGCTCACCCTATGTCTTTTAACGACATCTTGCAGTGGCAAATATCAGACCAAGAGAACGGAATTCATGAGCCAAGTTATCATATCGTCACTCAATCCAGCTAAAATCAATGCGGTAAAAAGCGCGTTTGAAGCGGTATTTCCAGAGCAGACCTTTGAATTTGTTGGCGTTGCTGTCAGCAGTGACGTCCCTGATCAACCGATTGGAGACGAAGAGACTCATTTAGGAGCGGTGAATAGAGTTAAAAATGCCAAAGCGCATACCCCAGGTGCTGACTACTATGTAGGTCTTGAAGCTGGTATTGCAGGCAATCGCACCTTTGCTTGGATGGTCATCGAATCCATGACTCGTCGCGGTGAATCTCGCTCAGCTAGCCTTGAACTGCCACCAGCAGTCATTGAAAAACTGTCCCATTCGCATGAATTGGGCCACGTAATGGATGAGCTGTTTAATACCGATAATATTAAGCAGAAAGGCGGAGCCATCGGACTACTAACCCAGTTCCAGCTCACTCGAAGCAGCGTGTATCATCAAGCTTTAATTCTTGCGTTAGTGCCGTTTATTAACCCAAAGCATTACCCTGACAATCTTTAAATGAAAAAGTAAAACGCTAGCCTAGGCTAGCGTTTTATTAAGATTTCAGAATCAAATTAGATAACTCTTGCTTCTCAGCATCGGTGCGGGATTTTAGCTCATTAGAGCCTCGGGTTATCGTTGCAATACCAACCCCAAGCATTTGGCTAATTTGCCTTTGTGACAAATCGCCCTTCATCAACTCACCAAAAATATTAACTCGAGCGATCAGCGCATCCCGTTCGTCTGCGGTCATTAGCATGGTCAATAACATCTCATGTTGACCATCTTGAACAGCTCGCGCAATCAAATCCATTAACTGCTGCCACTCGTGATATTGTGGTTGCTCTGTCATAACTGTACTCATAAAGCGATACACCGCACTATTGTAGATAACCCCTCAAAAGAATCAATATTTTGCCTTCATTTCATCTGAAGTCAAAAACTGACCTTGAGCCCCCATCAAATCCCGATAATAGACTTCAAACATCAATATATTTTGTACGTAACCTCGAGTCTCTTTAAATGGAATCGCTTCAATAAACGCCATTGGCCCCAACTTACCTTTCGTCTCTTTGCGCCAGTTATCGACCCGAAGTGGACCAGCGTTGTAAGCGGCTAATGCAAAAATACGGTTCTTATCGTACCGTTTAAGCAAACTACTAAAGTAATGGCTACCAATCTCGATATTTTTGCTCACATCATAGAGATCGTTCACGCTGGTATACTCTATCTGATATTTCTTAGCGGTATATTTAGCCGTAGAAGGCATGATCTGCATAATACCGCGTGCACCTACTGGTGACTGAGCTTCTGTATCCCATGCACTCTCTTGCCTTGCTAAGGACATCAAGGTCACAGGATCAATACCATTTTTATTGCCGTAAAAGTTAAACCACCATTGATGTGCCAAGGGAAATCGCAATTCGATGTTATTCCAAAGACTGGCTGATATCGAAGCGGTTACGGTTAGGTGATACCAATGTTTATTTGCCGCATAGACCGCCAGCATCTCTTTTTCGTCTTGAGAAACTCTATCTAATAACCAACTCCATTCACTTTTAGCCGCAGTGATCTTGTCCCGATTGATCAACTCTTCAATTCGAGTTAAAGCTTTTTGATATGGGTGAATCAGTTGAGGATCAAACTGCAGATCATGACTAGGATATTGAACCGATTGTCGTAACTCTATCGCTGCAGCGACACTGTAGAAATTGCGATGCCCAATAATGGCTTTTAAGCGTTGATGCCCTTGCTCTGTTTCGCCCGTTTCCAACTCACTACGACCTAACCAGTATTGCCAACAGAACTCTTGCTGTTCATCTTTTGGTAAGAGACTAATCCAGCTTTTCACTCCCGCCCAATCGACTTGACGCAATGCCATTCGAATCCGCATTTTAAGTAAATCAGGGTCACGACTTGCAGCAATCACACTGTCTCGCCATGGAACAAGCTTACGATCATTAGAATCCACCAGTTGCAACGCAATATATTGAGACAACGATTGCACTTGCTGCTCGGTTAAATCAACCGAACTTTTGGTGTCATTCAAAACCGACTTAGCTTTAGCTGGATCGATTCGTGCCAATTTTTCAATAGAAAGTAGCACCTGTGATGGCAAATCTAAGGTAGCAGGATAACGCACCGCAACGTAGGTAATCCGTTCGGGATGATGATACAGCTCAAGCATATGCTGACCCCAAAGCCGAATTTTCTCATCTTTGAGTTGTTGATAAAGGTAGCTCATCAAGCTGATGTTACGCCCTTCAAAAGCCAATAACATTCGCTCATAAATCAACTCATCCGTCTTCCCGCCAAGACGCGCCCATTCTCGAAACAAAGGATCACAAGCATCAGAGATGCTTGAACCTTTTAACCAAAGCGACTTAGCACCTTTAAAGGCCTCTTTAAGATCACCAGTTTGCAATTTGGCGTAGTAATACCAACACTGATACTCTTCACCTACTGGTTCTTGCCGCTGAAATTCAACCAATCTTGCCCACTTTTGTTGACTGGCCAGAGCAGTGATATAAGGAGCACCAATCCGCGCCGCAAAGGGATACTCTTGGTGGCTATCAATAAAAGCGCGCACCACAATCGGAGGCTTGCTACCAATATTGATTAGCAACGAGCGATAGTCCAAATATGGAGTTAAGGGGTATTCATCAAGCTGGGAACGAATTTTTTGGTAAACAGCAAGATTATCTTCGTCTAGCCATCGTTGAGCTTTGTCGTATAAATCCCTTTGCTGCTCCAAGGTTTGCGCGGTGACACCAAAACTACTTGCACAAACCGTTAATGCCAGACCATACAGAGTCGCTCCACAAAACCGAATGGCCCGCCAACATCTTGTCATGAAACTAACTTCCTTATCCCACTCATCAGGTTGACTATTTATTACGCAAATTTTGAAGAAAAAAGTAAAGAGTAAGGCTGTAAACTTGCTGTAAATAATAGGACATCACCTACCTTTATAGTGAAAGTCTATATAACAATCGTGATGTCGTTACCAAGCTGTTTTGGATAGGCCCACATTTTGACAACCTCTCACTTGACGCTAGTAACAAATCATTGATGTTTAGTATAGAATGACGGTTTTACTTTGTTAGAAAGATTAGGAACGATCGGCAATGGCTGAATACGTATATACCATGTCTCGGGTGAGCAAAATTGTGCCACCTAAGCGTCAAATACTGAAAGACATCTCGTTGAGCTTTTTCCCTGGGGCTAAGATCGGTGTTTTAGGTCTTAATGGTGCTGGTAAATCCACTCTGCTACGTATCATGGCAGGTGTTGACCAAGACTATGATGGTGAAGCTCGTCCTCAACCAGGCCTCAATGTAGGCTACCTACCTCAAGAACCAAAACTTGATGAAAACAAGACAGTTCGTGAAGTAGTTGAAGAAGCTGTTGCCGATGTTGCAGGGGCACTTAAACGTCTTGATGAAGTGTATGCTGCATATGCTGAAGAAGATGCAGACTTCGATGCACTAGCAAAAGAACAAGGTGAGCTTGAAGCGCTCATTCAAGCAAAAGATGGCCACAACCTAGAGAACGCTTTAGAACGTGCGGCTGACGCACTGCGTCTCCCTGAGTGGGATCAAAAAATCGCTCACCTATCCGGTGGTGAACGTCGTCGTGTGGCTATCTGTCGTTTACTTCTTGAACGCCCAGATATGCTGCTTCTCGATGAACCAACCAACCACCTTGATGCAGAATCAGTTGCATGGCTAGAACATTTCCTTGTTGATTATTCAGGTACTGTTGTGGCGATTACCCACGACCGTTATTTCTTGGATAACGCAGCAGGTTGGATTCTAGAGCTTGACCGTGGTGAAGGTATTCCATGGCAAGGTAACTACAGCTCATGGCTTGAACAAAAAGATGCGCGTCTAAAACACGAAGCAGCTCAAGAGAAAGCTCGTCAAAAAACCATTGAGAAAGAGCTGGAATGGGTTCGTCAAAACCCTAAAGGTCGCCAAGCGAAATCAAAAGCACGTATGGCACGTTTTGAAGAGCTGCAAAATACTGATCATCAAAAACGTAACGAGACCAACGAACTGTTTATTCCGCCAGGTGAACGCCTAGGTGACAAAGTGTTGGAAGTGAAGAATCTGACCAAGTCTTTTGATGGTCGAGTGCTAATTGACAACCTATCGTTCAACATGCCTAAAGGTGCAATCGTCGGTATCATCGGTGCCAACGGTGCAGGTAAATCAACACTATTCAAGATGTTGAGCGGCGTTGAGCAGCCTGATTCTGGCACCATCGAAATGGGCGACACCGTGAAATTGGCGTCTGTGGAACAGTTCCGCGATAGCATGAATCCGAAAAATACCGTATTCCAAGAGATCTCTGAAGGTAACGATATTATTCGCATCAATAACTTCGAAGTACCTGCTCGTGCTTACTGTTCACGCTTTAACTTCAAGGGTGTCGATCAGCAAAAAGTGATTGGTGAGCTT is a window of Vibrio porteresiae DSM 19223 DNA encoding:
- the pheA gene encoding prephenate dehydratase; this translates as MTDNSLSLDEIRLRLNELDDQLLALLSERRKLSIDVAKSKVKTAKPVRDAKREQQLLVKLINSGKENYDLDAQYITKLFHTIIEDSVLLQQAYLQELANPQYSKPLARVAFLGSKGSYSHLATREYFSRKHSELIEINCQHFRDITETVEAGHADYGVLPIENTSSGSINEVYDLLQHTTLYIVGEITQPIEHSLLATSDVKLEDIKVLYSHPQPHQQCSEFLRHLKDVQLESCVSTADAMKKVVELNRTDVAAIGSAASGKLYGLQSIKSHIANQTENYTRFIVVARKPIDVSLQIPAKTTLIMSTAQEAGSLVSSLLVLQRYGINMTKLESRPIMGNPWEEMFYVDLEAHLDSPEMQQALSELTKLTTHLKVLGSYPIENVKPTQIKLS
- the hpf gene encoding ribosome hibernation-promoting factor, HPF/YfiA family gives rise to the protein MQLNITGKNIDVTSAIRNHIESKFKKLEKWQVDIISCQASFSEEPNKQKKFDASVSIPKGQLNASAINEDLYLAINEVEQKLERQLNKLRHKPEARRTATPAPDILE
- the bamD gene encoding outer membrane protein assembly factor BamD, producing the protein MKYKTITGLIALTLLAGCSSSKKVVPDVPPSQLYSESQESLQSGSWQTAIEKLEALDSRYPFGAYSEQVQLNLIYAYYKSDDLAMALASIERFIRLNPTHPKMDWVLYMRGLTYMAQDANFMQSLFNVDRSDRDPEPAKSAFADFKKLLERYPNSQYAADAQKRMFALKNRLADYDLATADFYLRREAWIAAINRAQEIQKTYPDTEAARKSLSIELEAYKKLGLTDSAQRTQQLMTLNPLP
- the ettA gene encoding energy-dependent translational throttle protein EttA, whose protein sequence is MAEYVYTMSRVSKIVPPKRQILKDISLSFFPGAKIGVLGLNGAGKSTLLRIMAGVDQDYDGEARPQPGLNVGYLPQEPKLDENKTVREVVEEAVADVAGALKRLDEVYAAYAEEDADFDALAKEQGELEALIQAKDGHNLENALERAADALRLPEWDQKIAHLSGGERRRVAICRLLLERPDMLLLDEPTNHLDAESVAWLEHFLVDYSGTVVAITHDRYFLDNAAGWILELDRGEGIPWQGNYSSWLEQKDARLKHEAAQEKARQKTIEKELEWVRQNPKGRQAKSKARMARFEELQNTDHQKRNETNELFIPPGERLGDKVLEVKNLTKSFDGRVLIDNLSFNMPKGAIVGIIGANGAGKSTLFKMLSGVEQPDSGTIEMGDTVKLASVEQFRDSMNPKNTVFQEISEGNDIIRINNFEVPARAYCSRFNFKGVDQQKVIGELSGGERNRVHLAKLLKAGGNVLLLDEPTNDLDVETLRALEEALLEFPGCAMVISHDRWFLDRIATHIIDYRDEGQVNFYEGNYTEYMEWLKATLGAQAAEPHRIKYKRIAK
- a CDS encoding polyamine ABC transporter substrate-binding protein, whose amino-acid sequence is MKKGVIISLLVSLLFTKFAFSTELNIYLWEDTLSKRVINKWNESHDIKLNLYHFDNDDERSLLMLKSLQLPFDIVVLDNISAHLFSRQHVFEDLTDLTNRKNNLPRWNQACGTAAIPYFWGSVGIAYRKSKVDHVPQWSDMVNIEPSQRGHVGMIQDSVETLLPALYSFNYSPITDNEHALKQAYEAMLKANPNILTYEYLLSYVRSHKNSDKLHMAVAYSGDQYSLNRYFNTNDWDFVTPHGEPYLWIDCMAINSNSHVKKEAKQFLEFLMKPEIAKLNALDIGAATPNTEAIKLLPKSYANDKSIFPPEALQGGGLIDSELTPENLNVRAKIINSIINQHEVKP
- the trpR gene encoding trp operon repressor, with protein sequence MTEQPQYHEWQQLMDLIARAVQDGQHEMLLTMLMTADERDALIARVNIFGELMKGDLSQRQISQMLGVGIATITRGSNELKSRTDAEKQELSNLILKS
- the yjjX gene encoding inosine/xanthosine triphosphatase produces the protein MSQVIISSLNPAKINAVKSAFEAVFPEQTFEFVGVAVSSDVPDQPIGDEETHLGAVNRVKNAKAHTPGADYYVGLEAGIAGNRTFAWMVIESMTRRGESRSASLELPPAVIEKLSHSHELGHVMDELFNTDNIKQKGGAIGLLTQFQLTRSSVYHQALILALVPFINPKHYPDNL
- a CDS encoding putative bifunctional diguanylate cyclase/phosphodiesterase, with protein sequence MKLNHRILLLIAPVILLSSAASSYIIYNSQKDALIKRTDSYLQLNMEKLASHFQQTKALVSSYSFTLSKSDIIRYYFSHKQNPYRELELVDNMHETLHILQPSEQQFVALSILDGNKKVLYYAENSNDPFAQIDPTVKKYVDQQFEKTRKTSNVSYTTNSAGEGVLVRYDVLDTQTLETPLSYNRNQVFFVVVYVKLDQFNALRKKMEFDNKTLIYFSHQLPKKDHELLQTAELMPGYYAILDPAPMILKNQLNGIQKDLLVSFAVSSFVTVLLLLLLLYRHVINPILRLDTQLQEVENKKRRNIEKLNTNDEIGRLSTRFYAMYTELESTYQRTKILAENDHLTKLANRHQFQVQAQKTLAELPAKHHAWVLYVDLDNFKYVNDKYGHQVGDSLLISFATHMRLLCDEFNRTYGVFSIASRLSGDEFAILIGGPQRLNDCALDFAQRLLEPIRNNDNSSLSNFPITASIGISTFMVDGDHIDKLLIHADAAMYQAKNSGKNKIAFYSQKLDEEVQRRNSVERALRAGNFDEEFSLVYQPYFSRSNGKVVGVEVLLRWHSALLGEVSPAEFIPIAEQTGLFGLLDQWVIKNAFAQFANLKHHIGGHIQLSINLSSASLTSLDLAGFIVKQARINGTLPSDVAFEVTETFAADIQNYPLLKELSQLGFGLTIDDFGVHHTSLSQLIQYPIKNIKFGRSFLETLFKENKQSVIKPLIELCHSQGMTVTAQGIENAASHQWVVNYSCDFLQGYYYAHPMSFNDILQWQISDQENGIHEPSYHIVTQSS
- a CDS encoding transglycosylase SLT domain-containing protein, with translation MTRCWRAIRFCGATLYGLALTVCASSFGVTAQTLEQQRDLYDKAQRWLDEDNLAVYQKIRSQLDEYPLTPYLDYRSLLINIGSKPPIVVRAFIDSHQEYPFAARIGAPYITALASQQKWARLVEFQRQEPVGEEYQCWYYYAKLQTGDLKEAFKGAKSLWLKGSSISDACDPLFREWARLGGKTDELIYERMLLAFEGRNISLMSYLYQQLKDEKIRLWGQHMLELYHHPERITYVAVRYPATLDLPSQVLLSIEKLARIDPAKAKSVLNDTKSSVDLTEQQVQSLSQYIALQLVDSNDRKLVPWRDSVIAASRDPDLLKMRIRMALRQVDWAGVKSWISLLPKDEQQEFCWQYWLGRSELETGETEQGHQRLKAIIGHRNFYSVAAAIELRQSVQYPSHDLQFDPQLIHPYQKALTRIEELINRDKITAAKSEWSWLLDRVSQDEKEMLAVYAANKHWYHLTVTASISASLWNNIELRFPLAHQWWFNFYGNKNGIDPVTLMSLARQESAWDTEAQSPVGARGIMQIMPSTAKYTAKKYQIEYTSVNDLYDVSKNIEIGSHYFSSLLKRYDKNRIFALAAYNAGPLRVDNWRKETKGKLGPMAFIEAIPFKETRGYVQNILMFEVYYRDLMGAQGQFLTSDEMKAKY